A stretch of the Puniceicoccaceae bacterium genome encodes the following:
- a CDS encoding NAD-dependent epimerase/dehydratase family protein has protein sequence MKVLLIGGTGTISMAITRQLLAQDVQVTLLNRGNRNNGLNGPNLRYLHGDIHDEPQMRDLLAEETFDVVADFIAFTPAHLERDFRLFRDRCGQFVFISSASAYQSPPVDYRINEGTPLQNPFWKYSRDKIACEAYLLEQYRDHGFPVTLVRPSHTYDERSIPLGVHGARGSWQVAKRMLEGKPVIIHGDGTSLWTLTHNRDFATGFIGLLGNIHAIGEAVQITSDESLTWNQIYGCIAHALGVELRAVHVSSRFLADCSDYDFEGGLLGDKANSVVFDNSKLKRLVPGFQATTRFDQGIRETVQHILNHAELQVEDPEFDQWCDRVIAAMQQALNGVKTS, from the coding sequence ATGAAAGTCCTATTGATCGGCGGAACTGGAACCATCAGCATGGCGATCACGCGCCAACTGCTCGCCCAAGACGTGCAGGTAACCCTGCTCAACCGTGGAAATCGCAATAACGGACTGAATGGTCCAAATTTGCGATATCTGCATGGAGACATTCACGACGAGCCGCAAATGAGGGACTTGCTCGCAGAGGAAACCTTTGACGTGGTTGCGGATTTCATTGCGTTCACGCCCGCTCACCTCGAACGGGACTTTCGCTTGTTCAGGGACAGATGTGGACAGTTTGTGTTCATCAGCTCGGCTTCTGCCTATCAGTCTCCACCAGTGGATTATCGTATCAATGAGGGAACTCCCCTGCAGAATCCTTTCTGGAAATACTCACGCGATAAAATTGCCTGTGAAGCGTACTTGTTGGAGCAGTATCGCGACCACGGATTTCCGGTAACACTCGTGCGACCCAGTCACACTTATGATGAGCGATCCATTCCGCTGGGGGTGCACGGAGCGCGTGGAAGCTGGCAGGTGGCCAAACGCATGCTGGAAGGTAAGCCTGTGATCATACACGGAGACGGAACTTCGCTCTGGACCCTCACTCACAATCGGGATTTTGCGACAGGATTCATTGGATTGCTCGGGAACATTCACGCGATCGGGGAAGCGGTACAGATCACCTCCGATGAAAGTCTGACCTGGAATCAGATTTATGGGTGTATCGCCCATGCGCTGGGGGTTGAGCTGCGCGCGGTGCATGTGTCTTCCCGTTTCCTTGCAGACTGCAGCGACTACGATTTTGAAGGAGGATTACTGGGGGATAAGGCCAACTCAGTGGTGTTTGACAATTCCAAGCTCAAGCGACTGGTGCCCGGGTTTCAGGCGACCACGCGATTTGACCAGGGGATTCGGGAAACAGTGCAACATATCCTCAATCATGCAGAACTCCAGGTGGAAGATCCGGAGTTTGACCAATGGTGTGATCGTGTGATTGCGGCGATGCAGCAGGCACTGAACGGGGTCAAAACTTCCTGA
- a CDS encoding SDR family oxidoreductase produces the protein MISVKGKWALITGASRGIGTLVARFMADQGCHLILHSRKVEHCEALARELRVLGVEVVTVAGELGDLAAVRAMLEAIDALEVPVDLLFNNAAVQIAYRQDFWQTPADDYEQSFRINCIAPAMMCYHFMLGMIARGFGRVINTTSGIRDEPEQAGYSASKAALDKITKDLGTKVEGSNVIISLTDPGWCRTDLGGPRAPNDPASALPGVIVGAFVNDGRSGRMFHAQDFAELSLADAVKKAESLVRHD, from the coding sequence ATGATATCCGTTAAGGGAAAATGGGCACTGATCACTGGAGCGAGTCGGGGAATTGGAACCCTTGTCGCGCGCTTCATGGCAGATCAGGGCTGTCATTTAATTCTTCACAGTCGCAAAGTAGAGCACTGTGAAGCACTGGCAAGGGAGCTTCGTGTGCTGGGAGTTGAAGTGGTAACGGTTGCGGGTGAATTGGGGGATCTCGCGGCGGTTCGCGCGATGCTCGAAGCAATTGATGCGCTGGAAGTTCCGGTGGACCTGCTGTTTAACAATGCGGCGGTGCAAATTGCGTATCGTCAGGATTTTTGGCAGACTCCGGCTGATGATTACGAGCAGAGTTTTCGCATCAACTGCATTGCTCCTGCGATGATGTGCTACCACTTCATGCTGGGTATGATTGCCAGAGGATTTGGACGCGTGATCAACACGACGAGCGGTATTCGCGATGAACCCGAGCAGGCTGGATATTCGGCTAGCAAGGCGGCACTCGACAAAATCACGAAGGATTTGGGGACCAAGGTTGAAGGCAGCAATGTGATCATCAGCTTGACGGATCCCGGTTGGTGTCGAACGGATCTCGGAGGTCCCCGGGCACCCAACGACCCGGCATCTGCACTTCCCGGAGTGATCGTGGGCGCCTTTGTCAACGATGGGCGCAGTGGGAGGATGTTCCATGCTCAGGATTTTGCGGAGCTTTCGCTGGCGGATGCGGTGAAAAAAGCGGAGAGCCTGGTTCGGCATGACTGA